Proteins encoded within one genomic window of Betaproteobacteria bacterium:
- a CDS encoding phasin family protein, which produces MITKPEQVAAAGKAQLDATVRFATIAAEGAEKLLNLQLKNARITFNEAVNSAKALTELKDVSEVASWAGTSFQPSLDKAAAYAKSFYDVATGTQQEISALLEEQVAQFNKYVSVALDTALQSAPAGSEAAVAAAKSVIDVAHSLYDTVSKATKQLSSLTETNVAAASSKKKAS; this is translated from the coding sequence ATGATCACCAAACCGGAACAAGTCGCTGCAGCCGGGAAAGCGCAATTGGACGCCACCGTGCGTTTCGCCACCATTGCCGCCGAAGGCGCCGAAAAGCTCCTGAATTTACAACTCAAGAATGCCAGGATCACCTTTAATGAAGCAGTGAATAGTGCCAAGGCGCTCACCGAGCTGAAAGACGTATCGGAAGTGGCATCGTGGGCCGGAACCAGTTTCCAGCCCAGCCTGGACAAAGCCGCCGCGTATGCCAAAAGCTTTTACGACGTCGCCACCGGCACGCAACAGGAAATCAGCGCTCTGCTCGAAGAGCAGGTCGCCCAGTTCAACAAGTATGTGTCCGTGGCACTGGATACCGCTTTGCAGTCCGCTCCGGCGGGGTCTGAAGCGGCTGTCGCAGCGGCAAAGTCGGTCATTGACGTTGCCCATTCCCTGTACGACACCGTTTCCAAAGCGACTAAGCAACTTTCCTCGCTGACGGAAACGAACGTCGCAGCCGCCAGCAGCAAAAAGAAGGCTTCTTAA
- a CDS encoding RNA polymerase sigma factor: protein MLPARLALVTAEPVSDEQLMLRYRDGDAAAFDELYGRHRGGVFRYVLRQVGLRSAAEEVFQEIWMNIISSRVRYRVEARFSTFLYHVAHNCVIDHFRRKTPLHLISLDDDPDEVNHVAGPARDQPERVVALRQSAARLLNALALLPPEQREVFLLHEEGGLTLEEIATVTGAGRETVKSRLRYALAKLREGIEHEADVA from the coding sequence ATGCTTCCGGCTAGACTGGCGCTCGTGACCGCCGAACCCGTCTCCGACGAGCAGTTGATGCTGCGCTACCGCGACGGCGATGCCGCGGCGTTCGATGAGTTATATGGGCGCCATCGCGGCGGGGTGTTCCGCTATGTGCTGCGCCAGGTTGGGTTGCGCTCCGCCGCCGAGGAAGTGTTCCAGGAAATCTGGATGAACATCATTTCCTCGCGAGTGCGCTATCGCGTCGAGGCGCGGTTTTCGACTTTTCTTTATCACGTCGCCCATAATTGCGTGATCGACCATTTTCGCCGCAAGACGCCGCTGCATCTGATCTCGCTCGATGACGATCCGGACGAAGTCAACCACGTGGCGGGTCCCGCCCGGGATCAACCCGAGCGCGTCGTGGCGCTGCGTCAATCGGCTGCGAGACTTCTGAATGCGCTGGCGCTACTGCCGCCTGAACAGCGCGAAGTTTTTCTATTGCACGAAGAAGGCGGCCTGACGCTGGAGGAAATTGCCACTGTGACCGGTGCCGGAAGGGAAACCGTCAAAAGCCGCTTGCGCTATGCGCTCGCCAAGTTGCGCGAGGGAATCGAGCATGAAGCCGACGTCGCCTGA
- a CDS encoding competence/damage-inducible protein A, translated as MFGALIIGDEILSGKRQDKHFPKIVELLKARGLGLSWSMNLPDDPEIITQVLTSTLARTDIVFSFGGIGATPDDHTRQCAAKAAGVALQLHPDAKREIEARFGAEAYPKRIQMGVFPAGSRIIPNPYNRVPGFSFARHYFLPGFPEMAWPMMEWVLDTEYSHLHRAEPPVDVAIVVKDAGESQLIDLMNDCIARYPALKLFSLPSFTPAGRRIELGVKGEAKLAAEALEFLKHGVSALGFAWDPRK; from the coding sequence GTGTTCGGAGCGCTCATCATTGGCGATGAAATCCTGTCGGGCAAACGACAGGACAAGCACTTTCCCAAGATCGTCGAGCTGTTGAAGGCGCGCGGCCTCGGGCTGTCGTGGAGCATGAACCTGCCCGACGATCCGGAGATCATCACGCAGGTCTTGACCAGCACGCTGGCACGCACGGATATCGTATTCAGTTTCGGCGGAATCGGCGCGACACCTGACGACCACACACGCCAATGCGCGGCGAAGGCGGCGGGCGTCGCATTGCAACTGCATCCCGATGCGAAGCGCGAGATCGAAGCGCGCTTCGGGGCCGAGGCCTACCCCAAGCGAATTCAGATGGGCGTGTTTCCCGCCGGCAGCCGCATCATTCCCAATCCTTACAACCGCGTGCCCGGATTCAGTTTTGCCCGGCATTACTTTCTGCCCGGGTTTCCGGAGATGGCGTGGCCGATGATGGAATGGGTGCTCGATACTGAATACTCGCATCTGCACAGGGCGGAACCGCCGGTGGACGTAGCGATTGTCGTCAAAGATGCGGGCGAGAGCCAACTCATCGATCTGATGAACGACTGCATTGCCCGTTACCCTGCGCTGAAATTGTTCAGCCTGCCGAGCTTTACGCCTGCAGGACGGCGCATCGAACTCGGCGTCAAAGGTGAAGCAAAGTTGGCCGCGGAGGCACTCGAATTCCTCAAGCATGGTGTCAGCGCACTGGGCTTTGCCTGGGATCCAAGAAAGTAG
- a CDS encoding MarR family transcriptional regulator, protein MPKEQFIRTLRSLAECYQAFEAYSGAHVRKLGLTCAQFDIVATLGNTPGMTCKELGEKTLITKGTLTGVLDRMEARGLIRRTASDADRRQVFVVLTPQGVRTFERTFPAHIGHLKPAFTVLSPRELDQAAELLHKLRDALREARAERKAA, encoded by the coding sequence ATGCCTAAAGAGCAGTTCATTAGAACTTTGCGGTCATTGGCCGAGTGCTACCAGGCTTTCGAGGCCTATTCCGGGGCGCATGTGCGCAAGCTCGGATTGACGTGCGCGCAATTCGATATCGTTGCCACGCTCGGAAACACGCCGGGCATGACCTGCAAGGAACTCGGCGAAAAAACACTGATCACCAAAGGCACGCTGACCGGCGTGCTGGATCGCATGGAAGCCCGCGGCCTGATCCGGCGCACCGCTTCCGACGCCGATCGCAGGCAGGTATTCGTAGTGCTCACGCCTCAGGGGGTACGCACTTTCGAGCGCACGTTCCCGGCGCACATCGGCCACCTCAAGCCCGCGTTCACAGTGTTGTCCCCGCGCGAGCTGGATCAGGCGGCGGAACTGCTGCACAAGCTTCGCGACGCTTTGCGCGAGGCGCGCGCGGAACGCAAGGCCGCCTGA
- a CDS encoding cytochrome b gives MKPSLQRYTGVAIMLHWLIAAAILCTFLLAQYMTGLQLSPAKLRLYSYHKWIGVTIFLLVLIRLAWRVSHRPPPPPASMPGWQNSAASIAHFFLYALTLAIPVSGWLMSSASGFQVVYLGLLPIPDLLAKNKDMADQLKQLHEALNWLMLLVVALHVAAALKHHLVDRDDVLRRMLPFLKQRSALK, from the coding sequence ATGAAACCATCCTTGCAACGCTACACCGGCGTTGCGATCATGTTGCACTGGCTGATCGCGGCGGCGATCCTGTGCACGTTCCTGCTCGCCCAGTACATGACCGGACTGCAGCTTTCTCCGGCCAAGCTGAGGCTGTATTCCTATCACAAGTGGATCGGCGTCACGATTTTCCTGCTCGTGCTGATCCGCCTCGCCTGGCGCGTATCGCATCGCCCGCCTCCACCGCCGGCATCGATGCCGGGCTGGCAGAACAGCGCCGCCAGCATCGCCCATTTTTTTCTTTATGCACTGACGCTGGCCATTCCCGTATCGGGCTGGCTGATGAGTTCGGCCTCGGGCTTCCAGGTCGTTTACCTCGGGCTGCTGCCGATCCCCGACCTGCTCGCCAAGAACAAGGACATGGCGGACCAACTGAAGCAACTGCACGAGGCGCTGAACTGGCTGATGCTGCTGGTCGTTGCACTGCACGTTGCCGCGGCACTGAAACACCACCTCGTGGATCGCGACGACGTCCTGAGGCGCATGTTGCCTTTCCTCAAACAACGGAGTGCCCTCAAATGA
- a CDS encoding YceI family protein: protein MRLHALLPFLALVAISAPASASNVDYANSEITFVSKQMNVPVQGRFKKFTAQIVFDPRKVASSKAEIEVELASIDTGSAEANDEVGKKAWFNTSAFPTARFISSAVAQTGPDRYEARGKLSIKGIGQDVIAPFSVKRNGDVVTYDGAFTLKRLQFKIGDGVWSDTETVADEVQMKFRIVTTGNK, encoded by the coding sequence ATGAGATTGCATGCCCTCTTGCCGTTCCTCGCTCTGGTGGCAATCAGCGCGCCGGCGTCCGCCAGCAATGTCGATTACGCCAACAGTGAGATCACTTTCGTCTCGAAGCAGATGAATGTACCGGTGCAGGGCCGCTTCAAGAAATTCACCGCGCAGATCGTTTTCGATCCCAGGAAGGTCGCGTCTTCCAAAGCCGAGATCGAGGTCGAGCTCGCCAGCATCGATACCGGCAGCGCCGAAGCCAATGATGAGGTCGGCAAGAAGGCATGGTTCAACACCAGCGCTTTTCCGACCGCCAGGTTTATTTCCAGCGCGGTCGCACAGACAGGCCCGGATCGCTACGAGGCCCGGGGAAAGCTTTCCATCAAGGGCATCGGCCAGGACGTGATTGCACCGTTCAGCGTCAAGCGTAACGGCGATGTCGTGACTTACGATGGCGCTTTCACCCTCAAGCGATTGCAGTTCAAGATCGGGGACGGCGTCTGGTCGGATACCGAGACGGTAGCCGACGAGGTGCAGATGAAATTCCGCATCGTCACCACAGGCAATAAATAG
- a CDS encoding polyisoprenoid-binding protein, producing the protein MNLKTQLAAFLISAAFALPATAADSYTLDPAHTYPNFEINHLGFSTMHGRFGATNGKVVLDTAAKSGSIDITIDATSIDTGHAKRDTHLKSEEFFNVGKFPMLAYKATKLNFNGDKLTGADGELTLLGVTKPVSLAVTTFNCGPHPMNKKQMCGANATATIKRSDFGLSTYVPAVGDEVKISIEVEAIKD; encoded by the coding sequence ATGAATTTGAAAACCCAACTCGCAGCATTCCTGATCAGCGCCGCCTTCGCGCTGCCGGCGACCGCCGCCGATTCCTACACCTTGGACCCGGCTCACACCTATCCCAATTTCGAGATCAACCACCTCGGCTTTTCGACGATGCACGGCCGCTTTGGAGCGACCAACGGCAAGGTCGTGCTCGATACCGCGGCCAAGAGCGGCAGCATCGACATCACGATCGATGCCACCTCGATCGACACCGGCCACGCCAAGCGCGATACACACCTCAAGAGCGAGGAATTTTTCAACGTCGGCAAATTTCCGATGCTGGCCTACAAGGCAACCAAGTTGAATTTCAACGGGGACAAACTGACCGGTGCCGACGGCGAACTGACCCTGCTGGGCGTAACAAAACCGGTGAGCCTCGCAGTAACCACTTTCAATTGCGGCCCACATCCGATGAACAAGAAACAGATGTGTGGTGCAAACGCGACGGCAACCATCAAGCGCAGCGATTTTGGTCTGAGCACCTACGTACCGGCTGTCGGCGACGAAGTGAAGATCAGCATCGAGGTGGAAGCGATCAAGGATTGA